From a single Coriobacteriaceae bacterium genomic region:
- a CDS encoding DUF4013 domain-containing protein, which produces MFCSQCGAPMGDNDKFCGACGAPNAGAAASAPQGQPQQFVPQPPVANASKGCVAQAFEDMTKTPGVLQRVCQIAFLPALICVVSVLVLFIPVIGGIAAAIGFLAACVASACGSGFGIEWGRDLSLKVDDGMDRPLMRSTSFGLGVFSGVISGVLKVIAAIPVIGVALSLVESVVIGAAGSYSYYGSYALEAALIGSLGLFVLAMIAAAVLGVFFTMFADIAVMHFAVTGRVESAFSLDKVWAAFKNNKTKLFCASFLPEFLTGLVANVVTWILTFVFGTIASVGMYSYYYRPTAIEALVTGGGITLVLFLVLTAFVTVFLTVFGNMLKHRAVGYWVARYASEWADEDKDDVLTFVLPFEKKSAPAGFSADAAPVSDSAAAPAPAPEPEPEPVPERRSARIRFRCGAGACARA; this is translated from the coding sequence ATGTTCTGTTCGCAGTGTGGTGCCCCCATGGGCGACAACGACAAGTTCTGTGGCGCGTGCGGTGCTCCTAATGCCGGTGCCGCAGCCTCTGCCCCTCAGGGTCAGCCCCAGCAGTTTGTTCCGCAACCGCCCGTGGCGAATGCGTCCAAGGGCTGTGTGGCTCAGGCGTTTGAGGACATGACCAAGACGCCGGGCGTGTTGCAGCGCGTGTGCCAGATCGCCTTTTTGCCGGCGCTTATCTGCGTCGTGTCGGTGCTCGTGCTGTTTATCCCCGTTATCGGCGGCATCGCGGCTGCTATCGGTTTTTTGGCTGCCTGCGTGGCAAGCGCATGCGGTTCTGGCTTTGGCATCGAATGGGGCCGCGACCTGTCGCTTAAGGTCGATGACGGCATGGATCGTCCGCTGATGCGCTCCACGTCGTTTGGTCTGGGCGTCTTTTCGGGTGTTATCTCGGGCGTGCTCAAGGTTATCGCTGCCATTCCCGTTATCGGTGTGGCGCTTTCGCTGGTGGAGAGCGTGGTAATTGGCGCCGCGGGTTCGTATTCATATTACGGCTCTTATGCGCTCGAGGCCGCGCTGATCGGTTCGCTGGGCCTGTTTGTTCTGGCTATGATTGCCGCGGCGGTCCTGGGCGTCTTCTTTACCATGTTCGCCGACATCGCCGTGATGCACTTTGCGGTGACCGGCCGCGTCGAGAGCGCGTTTTCGCTCGATAAGGTCTGGGCGGCCTTTAAGAACAATAAGACCAAGCTGTTCTGCGCTTCGTTCCTTCCCGAGTTTTTGACGGGCCTGGTCGCCAACGTTGTCACCTGGATCCTGACGTTCGTCTTTGGCACCATTGCCTCTGTCGGTATGTATAGCTACTACTACCGTCCTACGGCTATTGAGGCGCTTGTTACCGGCGGTGGCATCACGCTCGTATTGTTCTTGGTGCTGACGGCGTTTGTCACGGTATTCCTCACGGTCTTTGGCAACATGCTCAAGCATCGCGCCGTTGGCTATTGGGTTGCACGCTACGCAAGCGAGTGGGCCGACGAGGACAAGGACGACGTCCTGACTTTTGTGCTGCCGTTTGAGAAGAAGTCTGCTCCGGCTGGTTTTAGCGCCGACGCAGCGCCCGTATCCGATTCCGCTGCGGCGCCGGCGCCTGCGCCCGAGCCTGAGCCTGAGCCCGTGCCTGAGCGACGCAGCGCCCGTATCCGATTCCGCTGCGGCGCCGGCGCCTGCGCCCGAGCCTGA
- a CDS encoding M20 family metallopeptidase has product MTKTKAQQIMAATEVRAADDVTAAIQDIAAEFEPYIIKQRRHFHKHPELSLAEERTTSDIANQLDAMNIPYERPLKTGLVATLRGTAPDAYREDGTPRRRILLRADIDALPVTEQTGEDFASVNEGCMHACGHDCHIAMMLGTLQILRHMTDDIHGEVRIVFQPSEENGQGAKLMIGTGVLDGVDGAYAAHIWSEVDAGTVSCEPGPRMANTDWFRIDVRGTSCHGAMPQRGHDAVMVAAEIVNALQTIVSREISPYEPAVITVGELHGGTARNVIAGTAYLAGTVRTYGDSTHEEMPELMRRIVEHTAAALGAEAELTDYTIANYKVENDAASSERCRQAVIKCLGPTGQGHYRGTLSGEDFSEYLRRVPGVLAFVGTRNPQIGATYAQHSCFYKIDESVLAKGSMVAAQYAIDFLAEPTQEELDGPTIAAVAETNPDLAAKLRSAKATAAEARDAMHDARTARHAAIKGIHDARAAARREEKHDE; this is encoded by the coding sequence ATGACGAAGACCAAGGCACAGCAGATTATGGCGGCAACCGAGGTTCGCGCGGCAGACGACGTCACCGCGGCTATCCAGGATATCGCCGCCGAGTTTGAGCCCTACATCATTAAGCAGCGCCGCCACTTCCATAAGCACCCGGAGTTGAGCCTTGCCGAGGAGCGCACGACTTCTGACATCGCCAACCAGCTCGATGCCATGAATATCCCCTACGAGCGTCCCCTTAAGACGGGCCTGGTGGCGACCCTTCGCGGCACCGCGCCCGACGCCTACCGCGAGGACGGCACGCCGCGCCGCCGTATCCTGCTGCGTGCGGATATCGACGCCCTGCCCGTCACCGAGCAGACCGGCGAGGATTTCGCCAGCGTCAACGAGGGTTGCATGCACGCCTGCGGCCACGACTGCCACATCGCCATGATGCTCGGCACGCTGCAGATCCTGCGCCATATGACCGACGACATCCACGGCGAAGTCCGCATCGTCTTCCAGCCCAGTGAGGAAAACGGCCAGGGCGCCAAACTCATGATCGGCACGGGCGTGCTCGACGGCGTCGATGGCGCCTACGCCGCGCACATCTGGAGTGAGGTCGACGCCGGCACTGTGAGCTGCGAGCCCGGACCGCGCATGGCCAATACCGACTGGTTCCGCATCGACGTCCGCGGCACCTCGTGCCACGGCGCCATGCCCCAGCGCGGTCACGACGCCGTTATGGTTGCCGCCGAGATCGTCAACGCTCTGCAGACCATCGTTTCGCGCGAGATCAGTCCCTACGAGCCGGCCGTCATTACCGTCGGCGAGCTGCACGGCGGCACCGCGCGCAACGTTATCGCCGGCACGGCCTACCTCGCCGGCACGGTGCGCACCTACGGAGATTCGACCCACGAGGAAATGCCGGAGCTCATGCGCCGCATCGTGGAGCATACCGCGGCCGCCTTGGGCGCCGAGGCAGAGCTCACCGACTACACCATCGCCAATTACAAGGTCGAAAACGATGCCGCCTCGAGCGAGCGCTGCCGCCAGGCAGTAATCAAATGCCTGGGCCCCACCGGCCAAGGCCATTATCGCGGCACACTCTCGGGTGAGGATTTTTCGGAGTACCTGCGCCGCGTACCGGGCGTGCTCGCCTTTGTTGGCACGCGCAACCCCCAGATTGGCGCCACGTACGCCCAACATTCTTGCTTCTACAAGATTGACGAGTCGGTACTGGCCAAGGGCTCCATGGTGGCCGCCCAATATGCCATCGACTTTTTGGCCGAGCCCACACAAGAAGAGCTCGACGGCCCCACGATTGCCGCGGTCGCCGAGACCAATCCCGACCTGGCAGCCAAACTGCGCTCTGCCAAGGCCACGGCCGCCGAGGCCCGCGACGCCATGCACGATGCCCGCACCGCCCGACACGCCGCAATCAAGGGCATCCACGACGCTCGCGCCGCCGCCCGCCGCGAGGAGAAGCACGACGAGTAG